A stretch of the Comamonas testosteroni TK102 genome encodes the following:
- a CDS encoding helix-turn-helix transcriptional regulator, whose protein sequence is MRPAPLRPAATVSTAAAQPQRYLTNDEAAEYLRLSPRTLEKQRVIGGGPKFRKFGRRVMYAVADLDAWADQRSYEATSDPEYAERHAGDYRDGR, encoded by the coding sequence ATGCGTCCCGCTCCTTTGCGGCCTGCCGCCACTGTCTCGACCGCTGCCGCGCAGCCCCAACGCTATCTCACCAACGACGAAGCCGCCGAGTACCTGCGGCTGTCGCCGCGCACGCTGGAAAAGCAGCGCGTGATCGGTGGTGGTCCGAAGTTCCGCAAGTTCGGCCGCCGCGTCATGTACGCGGTGGCCGACCTCGATGCCTGGGCCGACCAGCGCAGCTACGAGGCCACGTCCGACCCGGAATATGCCGAGCGTCACGCGGGCGACTACCGTGATGGCCGCTGA
- a CDS encoding DUF2285 domain-containing protein, producing the protein MVDRSAEHWYPTAAYLYVLHLDDLGTAWEYLRRNPDYRLDWLRHHRRPKAAQQAAHRWGLRLLEDPALDARDAHPAWLPGHVAVVQLYPDADPPQYAPAFTFWRIAGHKQLLHDGKGLALMAHSPGHCLRFALAPGLEDGMAVAYARRGGAAAPARNHALGAALASAKPRPAPAALLELHTLQALDATLAGASLREVAEGLFGGDAAADWYSDGGLRSKVRRLVRRGDALMRGGYRRLAQLPPLEKGRFEDDAKRP; encoded by the coding sequence ATGGTCGATCGCAGCGCCGAGCACTGGTATCCGACTGCCGCGTATCTGTACGTGCTGCACTTGGACGACCTTGGGACGGCCTGGGAATATCTGCGCAGAAACCCCGATTACCGGCTCGACTGGCTGCGCCATCATCGCCGGCCGAAAGCCGCGCAGCAGGCGGCGCATCGCTGGGGCTTGCGCCTGCTGGAAGATCCGGCGTTGGATGCGCGCGACGCGCATCCAGCCTGGTTGCCCGGCCATGTGGCCGTGGTGCAGCTCTATCCCGACGCCGATCCGCCGCAGTATGCTCCCGCGTTCACGTTTTGGCGCATTGCCGGGCACAAGCAACTGCTCCATGACGGCAAAGGGCTGGCGCTGATGGCGCACAGCCCAGGTCATTGCCTGCGCTTCGCGCTGGCGCCCGGCCTGGAAGACGGGATGGCTGTCGCCTATGCCCGCCGCGGCGGCGCCGCCGCACCTGCGCGCAACCATGCGCTCGGCGCGGCCCTGGCTTCTGCGAAGCCCAGGCCGGCACCCGCCGCGCTGCTTGAGCTACACACCTTGCAGGCGCTCGACGCAACCCTAGCGGGTGCGTCCTTGCGCGAGGTGGCCGAAGGCTTGTTCGGCGGCGATGCCGCAGCCGATTGGTACAGCGACGGCGGCCTGCGCTCCAAGGTACGCCGCTTGGTACGGCGCGGCGATGCGCTGATGCGCGGCGGCTATCGCCGCCTAGCACAGCTTCCGCCGCTTGAGAAGGGTCGTTTTGAGGACGACGCAAAACGGCCCTGA
- a CDS encoding DUF736 domain-containing protein: MANIGTFTADKDGFTGTLRTLTLNVKVKLVPNDKGSSENAPDFRLQAAGHDIGAAWNKTSEAGREYKSVTLDDPSFPAPVYARLIEGEDGTHDLIWSRSKPQAA, from the coding sequence ATGGCCAACATCGGCACCTTCACCGCAGACAAAGACGGCTTCACCGGCACGCTGCGCACCCTGACGCTCAACGTCAAGGTCAAGCTGGTTCCCAACGACAAGGGCAGCAGCGAGAACGCCCCCGACTTCCGCCTCCAAGCCGCCGGCCACGACATCGGCGCGGCGTGGAACAAGACCAGCGAGGCCGGGCGGGAATACAAGTCCGTGACCCTCGACGATCCTTCGTTCCCGGCTCCGGTCTATGCCCGCCTGATCGAAGGCGAGGACGGTACGCACGACCTGATCTGGTCGCGCAGCAAGCCCCAGGCGGCGTGA
- a CDS encoding relaxase/mobilization nuclease domain-containing protein translates to MTDRRDDDFRIRPSAPKNRGQSFVSKVLKQAGKASSGKSAVRRPGGSSKSAGSGQRPGSRLGRGHTAARFAGAKLTSMSRRVTIKTLLLNQHRTSPQSLAKHLRYIERDGVGRDGESGQAYGPQTDAADLDAFKERCADDRHHFRFILSPEDGAELEDLRTYTRHLMGRMEADLGTGLDWVAVNHWNTDNPHTHIVVRGCDDTGKDLIIAGDYIADGFRHRAAELATEWLGPRTELEIQQTLRREVDQERWTSLDRTLKREAGDDGMVHVERLNEPRLQRQRLLLIGRLQRLQRLGLADEAQPGTWTVHNDAEKTLRALGERGDIIRTMQRAMRGEPRELAVFEPGDDGRTILGRVAAKGLADELHDRGYLVIDGVDGKAHYVALNARDELANYPTGAVVEARRSADVRAADKNIAALASDGLYRTDHHLAIAQGQAVPGRDPQEVVASHVRRLEALRRAGIVERVAEGLWKVPDDLPEQGRRYDAQRLGGVAVELKSHLPIERQARVIGATWLDQQLIGGGSGLGNLGFGSEVNQAMQQRAEFLAEQGLAERRGQRVILARNLLATLRDRDVIRAAKDIATETGLEHRLAADGQRVTGIYRRSLMLASGRFAMLDDGMGFSLVPWTPVIEQRLGMLISGQVHGGTLSWQIRRQQGLSVT, encoded by the coding sequence ATGACCGACCGTCGCGACGACGATTTCCGCATCCGTCCCAGCGCCCCGAAGAACCGGGGCCAGAGCTTCGTCTCCAAGGTACTCAAGCAGGCGGGCAAGGCCAGCAGCGGCAAGTCGGCGGTGCGCCGTCCTGGTGGCAGTAGCAAGAGTGCCGGCTCCGGCCAGCGGCCCGGCTCACGCTTGGGACGCGGCCACACGGCGGCGCGCTTCGCGGGGGCGAAGCTCACGTCCATGTCGCGGCGTGTGACCATCAAGACGCTGCTGCTCAATCAGCACCGAACCAGCCCGCAGTCGCTTGCCAAGCACCTGCGCTATATCGAGCGCGATGGTGTGGGCCGCGATGGCGAGTCGGGCCAAGCCTACGGGCCGCAGACCGATGCCGCCGACCTCGATGCGTTCAAGGAACGCTGCGCCGACGACCGGCATCACTTCCGCTTTATCCTTTCGCCCGAAGATGGCGCGGAGCTGGAAGACCTGCGCACCTATACCCGGCACCTCATGGGTCGCATGGAGGCCGACCTTGGCACGGGCCTCGATTGGGTGGCCGTCAATCACTGGAACACCGACAACCCGCACACGCACATCGTCGTGCGCGGGTGCGACGACACCGGCAAAGACCTCATCATCGCGGGCGACTACATCGCCGATGGGTTCCGCCATCGCGCCGCCGAACTGGCGACCGAATGGCTGGGGCCACGCACCGAGCTGGAGATCCAGCAGACCTTGCGGCGCGAGGTGGATCAGGAGCGGTGGACGAGCCTGGATCGCACCTTGAAGCGCGAGGCCGGCGACGATGGCATGGTGCATGTCGAACGGCTCAACGAACCCCGACTGCAACGCCAGCGTCTGCTGCTGATCGGCAGGTTGCAGCGTTTGCAGCGCCTGGGCCTGGCCGACGAGGCCCAGCCCGGCACGTGGACCGTCCACAACGATGCGGAAAAGACCCTGCGCGCCCTGGGCGAGCGCGGCGACATCATCCGCACCATGCAGCGGGCCATGCGCGGCGAGCCGCGCGAACTGGCGGTGTTCGAGCCTGGGGACGATGGCCGAACCATCCTCGGCCGCGTGGCCGCGAAGGGGCTGGCCGACGAACTGCACGACCGGGGCTATCTGGTCATCGACGGCGTGGACGGCAAGGCCCACTACGTTGCGCTCAACGCCCGCGACGAGCTGGCGAACTATCCGACCGGCGCCGTGGTGGAGGCAAGGAGATCGGCTGACGTGCGCGCGGCCGACAAGAACATCGCCGCGTTGGCGAGCGATGGCCTGTACCGCACCGACCACCACCTTGCCATCGCGCAGGGTCAGGCCGTGCCCGGCCGCGATCCGCAGGAAGTGGTCGCGTCCCACGTCCGCCGGCTGGAAGCCTTGCGCCGTGCCGGTATCGTGGAACGGGTGGCCGAGGGGCTATGGAAGGTGCCGGACGACCTGCCCGAGCAGGGCCGTCGCTACGATGCGCAGCGCCTGGGCGGCGTGGCGGTGGAGCTGAAATCGCACCTGCCCATCGAGCGGCAGGCCCGCGTGATCGGAGCCACCTGGCTCGACCAGCAGTTGATCGGCGGCGGCTCGGGCCTGGGCAACCTGGGCTTTGGCAGCGAGGTCAACCAGGCGATGCAGCAGCGCGCCGAATTCCTGGCCGAACAGGGGCTGGCAGAGCGGCGCGGGCAGCGCGTAATCCTCGCGCGCAATCTATTGGCGACACTACGCGATCGGGATGTGATTCGGGCTGCCAAGGATATTGCCACCGAAACCGGGCTGGAACACCGTCTGGCGGCCGATGGCCAGCGCGTGACCGGCATCTACCGGCGCAGCCTCATGCTCGCCAGTGGCCGCTTTGCCATGCTCGATGATGGTATGGGGTTCAGCTTGGTGCCATGGACGCCGGTCATCGAACAACGACTCGGCATGCTGATTTCTGGGCAGGTACATGGTGGCACCCTATCCTGGCAAATCCGACGGCAGCAGGGTTTATCCGTTACCTGA
- the parA gene encoding ParA family partition ATPase, which produces MIVALLNQKGGVGKTTLATHIAGELAMRGQHVVLLDADPQGSSLDWTQRRSQQGLPRLFSAVGLARETLHQEAPELARRADHVIIDGPPRIAALARSALLAAERVLIPVQPSPYDLWASAEMVALIREAQVFRPALRAAFVINRRVSTTVIGREARQALADQPLPALRAEVHQRIVFADSVAAGRLARETAPDSAATREITALADELLRWPT; this is translated from the coding sequence ATGATCGTCGCTCTGCTCAACCAGAAAGGTGGCGTGGGCAAGACCACGCTCGCCACGCACATCGCCGGCGAGCTGGCGATGCGCGGACAGCACGTCGTCCTGCTGGACGCCGACCCGCAGGGTTCATCGCTGGACTGGACACAGCGCAGAAGCCAGCAAGGCTTGCCACGGCTGTTCAGCGCCGTGGGCCTTGCACGCGAAACGCTGCATCAGGAAGCGCCAGAACTCGCCAGGCGGGCCGATCACGTCATCATCGACGGCCCGCCACGCATCGCGGCACTGGCGCGCTCCGCGCTGCTGGCGGCCGAGCGCGTGCTGATCCCCGTGCAGCCCAGTCCTTACGACCTGTGGGCCAGCGCCGAGATGGTGGCGCTGATCCGCGAGGCGCAGGTCTTTCGGCCTGCGCTGCGCGCGGCCTTCGTCATCAATCGGCGCGTCAGCACCACCGTGATCGGGCGCGAAGCGCGCCAGGCGCTTGCTGACCAGCCGCTTCCTGCGCTGCGCGCGGAAGTGCATCAGCGCATCGTGTTCGCCGACAGCGTGGCCGCTGGCCGGCTTGCACGCGAGACGGCACCGGACAGCGCCGCCACCCGCGAAATCACCGCACTGGCGGACGAACTGCTGCGGTGGCCGACATGA
- a CDS encoding replication initiator protein A, which produces MSSPSLPSGQRSQQREQLDLFRALPGDGMAPRDSQDLMAFPFFSLAKSRRTAPIDFRSGNITIRVEGTAEHGIATIWDADVLIWAASQIVEARDAGIRPSRWIHATPYEILRFIGRGTSLNDYQRLKAALDRLQSTSVATSIRETTGRRLHRFSWVNEWRELADASGTPLGIELILPDWFYAGVLDAALVLTIDPAYFRLTGGIERWLYRLVRKHGGKQSYGWQFDFRYLHQKSGSTAKPYDFACDLRALVARQSLPGYVLGIERMPDNGMELLTFRPVPQTARG; this is translated from the coding sequence ATGTCCAGCCCATCGCTGCCGTCGGGGCAGCGATCGCAGCAGCGGGAACAGCTCGACCTGTTCCGCGCGCTGCCGGGCGACGGCATGGCGCCGCGCGACAGCCAGGACTTGATGGCCTTTCCGTTCTTCTCGCTGGCGAAGTCGCGGCGCACGGCGCCGATCGACTTCCGCAGCGGGAACATCACCATCCGCGTGGAAGGCACGGCCGAGCACGGCATCGCCACGATATGGGATGCCGACGTGTTGATTTGGGCGGCCTCGCAGATCGTGGAGGCGCGCGACGCAGGCATTCGCCCGTCGCGCTGGATACACGCCACGCCCTACGAAATCCTGCGCTTCATCGGGCGCGGCACGTCCTTGAACGACTACCAGCGCCTGAAAGCCGCGCTCGACCGGCTGCAATCGACCAGCGTGGCGACTTCCATCCGCGAAACCACCGGGAGGCGCTTGCACCGCTTTTCGTGGGTGAACGAATGGCGCGAGCTGGCCGACGCCAGCGGCACGCCGCTGGGCATCGAGCTGATCCTGCCGGACTGGTTCTATGCCGGCGTGCTCGATGCCGCCCTGGTGCTGACCATCGACCCGGCGTATTTCCGGCTCACGGGCGGCATCGAGCGGTGGCTGTACCGCCTGGTGCGCAAGCACGGCGGCAAGCAGTCATACGGCTGGCAGTTCGACTTTCGCTACCTGCACCAGAAATCCGGCAGCACCGCCAAGCCCTACGACTTCGCCTGCGACCTGCGCGCGCTGGTCGCGCGGCAGTCGCTGCCCGGCTACGTCCTGGGCATCGAGCGGATGCCGGACAACGGCATGGAGCTGCTGACATTCCGGCCCGTGCCGCAGACGGCACGGGGATAA
- a CDS encoding DUF2840 domain-containing protein: MTASASSAPAPVAFAATAELAVPFDQPAGAPLTRVALAYIEPRFKLYLRFGEPARTHQLDRWRRCAVFLPGAMLCLIRWQANDYGTVRWQLMVMQACTPLDAAQRIPGVQPGARLLLHAEGENQVRAVLERIDAIEALDIAPAAVSPAYWRTLANRLAARLPLPEYTAERHAAWLTGRTLP, encoded by the coding sequence ATGACTGCATCCGCTTCGTCTGCTCCCGCGCCTGTTGCCTTCGCGGCTACGGCTGAGCTCGCAGTACCTTTCGACCAGCCTGCCGGCGCGCCGCTGACGCGCGTGGCGCTGGCCTACATCGAACCGCGCTTCAAGCTCTACCTGCGCTTCGGTGAACCTGCGCGCACGCACCAGCTCGACCGCTGGCGTCGCTGCGCGGTGTTCCTGCCAGGCGCCATGTTGTGCCTTATCCGCTGGCAGGCCAACGACTACGGCACCGTTCGCTGGCAGCTCATGGTGATGCAGGCTTGTACGCCGCTCGATGCGGCACAGCGCATCCCCGGCGTGCAGCCCGGCGCACGCCTGCTGCTGCACGCCGAGGGCGAGAACCAGGTGCGCGCCGTGCTGGAGCGCATCGACGCCATCGAGGCGCTGGACATCGCCCCCGCCGCTGTCTCGCCCGCGTACTGGCGCACGCTCGCCAACCGGCTCGCTGCCCGCCTGCCGCTGCCCGAATACACCGCCGAGCGGCACGCTGCCTGGCTAACCGGGAGGACGCTGCCATGA
- a CDS encoding helix-turn-helix domain-containing protein, translated as MAAGNSLAKALKTVRKARGLSQEAFSDVSSRTYMSTLERDLKSPTLHKLAELCEVMEIHPLTLLTLAYAGDSPHKADELLAQVRRELEAVLKERGAAKPRA; from the coding sequence GTGGCGGCTGGGAACTCATTGGCGAAGGCGTTGAAGACAGTCAGGAAGGCGCGTGGCTTGAGCCAGGAAGCCTTCTCTGACGTGTCCAGCCGCACCTATATGAGCACCCTCGAACGCGACCTGAAAAGCCCGACCCTGCATAAGCTGGCCGAGCTGTGCGAGGTGATGGAGATCCACCCGCTCACGCTGCTGACGCTGGCCTACGCGGGCGACAGCCCGCACAAGGCCGACGAGCTGCTGGCGCAGGTGCGCCGGGAGCTGGAGGCGGTGCTGAAGGAGCGCGGCGCGGCGAAGCCGCGCGCGTGA
- a CDS encoding DUF2958 domain-containing protein has protein sequence MPQPLATVPERAQLLANGEARAAGQAIDPVPVVRLFTPDAHVTWLLAALDPADGDTAWGLIDLGIGMPAQGTVKLSELAGIVGPHQQPVMRDRYFRPTRTLSEYTRLAERDGAIPD, from the coding sequence ATGCCCCAGCCACTCGCCACCGTCCCGGAGCGCGCGCAACTGCTCGCCAACGGCGAGGCTCGTGCCGCCGGCCAGGCCATCGACCCGGTGCCCGTGGTGCGGCTGTTCACGCCGGACGCGCATGTGACCTGGCTGCTGGCCGCACTCGATCCCGCCGATGGCGACACCGCCTGGGGCCTCATCGACCTGGGAATCGGAATGCCGGCGCAAGGAACCGTCAAGCTGTCCGAGCTGGCTGGCATCGTCGGGCCGCATCAGCAGCCCGTGATGCGCGACCGCTACTTCCGGCCCACGCGCACGCTGTCGGAATACACCCGGCTGGCCGAGCGCGACGGGGCTATCCCGGACTGA
- a CDS encoding DUF932 domain-containing protein, producing MQLASRFASRSPVLRSERPLSDDQIRAVAPSIFADAPHESRSERYSYIPTATVLQELRGEGFEPFMVTQTRVRHDDRRDYTKHMIRLRHASQINGREANEIILLNSHDGTSSYQMLAGMFRFVCSNGLVCGDTVADVRVPHKGDVAGHVIEGAYEVLHGFDRAQESRDAMRAITLDAGESEVFARAALALKYDEDKPAPITESQILMPRRHDDDRRDLWSVFNRTQENLTKGGLSARAANGRRQTTRPVQGIDQSVRLNRALWLLADGLRQLKA from the coding sequence ATGCAACTCGCATCCCGCTTCGCTTCCCGTTCCCCGGTGCTGCGTTCGGAACGTCCCTTGTCCGACGACCAAATCCGGGCCGTGGCCCCGTCCATCTTCGCGGACGCCCCGCACGAAAGCCGCTCTGAGCGGTACAGCTACATCCCCACCGCGACCGTGCTGCAAGAACTGCGCGGGGAAGGCTTCGAGCCTTTCATGGTGACGCAAACCCGCGTGCGCCACGACGACCGCCGCGACTACACCAAGCACATGATCCGGCTGCGCCACGCCAGCCAGATCAACGGCCGCGAGGCCAACGAAATCATCCTGCTGAACTCCCATGACGGCACCAGCAGCTATCAGATGCTGGCCGGGATGTTCCGCTTCGTTTGCAGCAATGGCCTTGTCTGCGGCGACACCGTGGCCGACGTGCGCGTGCCGCACAAGGGCGACGTAGCCGGGCACGTCATCGAAGGCGCTTACGAAGTCCTGCACGGCTTCGACCGGGCGCAGGAATCGCGCGATGCCATGCGCGCCATCACGCTCGACGCCGGGGAATCCGAAGTGTTCGCCCGCGCTGCGCTGGCGTTGAAGTACGACGAGGACAAGCCCGCGCCCATCACGGAATCGCAAATCCTGATGCCACGCCGCCACGACGACGACCGCCGCGACCTGTGGAGCGTGTTCAACCGCACGCAGGAGAACTTGACCAAAGGCGGCCTGTCCGCCCGCGCCGCGAATGGCCGCCGCCAGACCACCCGGCCCGTGCAGGGCATCGACCAAAGCGTGCGCCTCAATCGCGCCCTGTGGCTGCTGGCCGATGGCCTGCGCCAGTTGAAAGCCTGA
- a CDS encoding S26 family signal peptidase, with amino-acid sequence MTLPSAVASATGIPPHPRSRLRARLVLAGLSACGLAALAWASFVHPLPRLIYNPSDSVAVGWYRVDPQGHGTDSPPRPLSVGSIVLTTLPPDAAALAAQRGYLPARVPLLKRVGAVAPQEVCSTGRVVRIDGVPSAAVLPADRWGRPLPSWQQCRRLESGELFLLSVTNPASFDSRYFGPVSASAVIGVAHPVWLESRP; translated from the coding sequence ATGACGCTTCCATCCGCCGTTGCCAGCGCAACCGGCATCCCGCCGCATCCTCGCTCGCGCCTGCGCGCTCGCCTCGTGTTGGCGGGCCTGTCCGCCTGCGGCCTCGCTGCGCTCGCCTGGGCGTCCTTCGTGCATCCGCTGCCGCGCCTGATCTACAACCCGTCCGACAGCGTGGCGGTCGGCTGGTATCGCGTCGATCCGCAAGGCCACGGCACCGACTCGCCGCCACGTCCCTTGTCCGTGGGCAGCATCGTCCTGACCACGCTGCCGCCAGACGCCGCCGCGCTGGCCGCGCAGCGCGGCTACCTGCCGGCGCGCGTGCCGCTGCTCAAGCGCGTGGGCGCCGTCGCGCCGCAGGAGGTGTGCAGCACTGGCCGCGTCGTCCGCATCGACGGCGTGCCTTCGGCCGCCGTGCTGCCTGCCGACCGCTGGGGCCGGCCGCTGCCATCCTGGCAGCAATGCCGCCGCCTCGAATCCGGCGAACTGTTCCTCTTGAGTGTGACCAACCCGGCGTCGTTCGACAGCCGGTATTTCGGGCCGGTCAGCGCATCCGCCGTGATCGGGGTCGCGCATCCAGTCTGGCTGGAATCCCGCCCATGA
- a CDS encoding ParB/RepB/Spo0J family partition protein encodes MNAVLKTETVAIEAAAPLEVADPTKNLILVPLSQLLPRRSKRNVRTTPRQSIPELAASIARIGLLQNLIVIASADGEAYEVVAGDRRLTALKLLAKKKRIPTDYEVPCLLVADASARTVSLAENVQRENMHPADQFAAFAALVKEGRPVEDIAADFGVSPLVVQRRLKLANVSPRLMADYRAGGVTLEQLMALTITDDHAAQEAAFYGAPEWQRSPSKLRERLTEREIDATHALVRFVGLDTYRQAGGGIRRDLFAEGDAGTYLTDTAVLETLVRDKLATLAEDVRGEGWAWVEAVPHLAYEERQAFQNAPRHRREPTTREARRIASLETRLEKIDAELEEACDAEDEAKAEKLEQRRDQVVGELQDAEDALQGYAPEVREVAGAIVTIDRNGEAVIHRGLLREAEAKALRTLEKLRRGFGSTEGEAANDEHEDADDAPKAASLSDRLAQRLSAHRTAALQIEVARHPHVALAALVHDMVQTVLQPDAYGDGLPLGVRLTAQDRLEGMAPDWPESPAAVALRELQQVAGEALPEDSAELLAVLLAKSQDELVRLLAVCVASTVDVVTPRATPHQPGAELAQAVGLDMAAWWKPTAEGYFKHVPKAVILDAVGAFAPESVTRLAKLKKADIASEAERLADGTGWMPAIFKAAGPQDAAQEAGPEQDAPEDAEAMADEPAEALAA; translated from the coding sequence ATGAACGCTGTACTCAAAACCGAAACCGTCGCCATCGAAGCCGCCGCACCGCTGGAAGTGGCCGATCCGACCAAGAACCTGATCTTGGTTCCGCTGTCGCAACTGTTGCCGCGCCGCTCCAAGCGCAACGTCCGCACGACCCCGCGCCAGTCCATCCCCGAGCTGGCCGCGAGCATTGCCCGCATCGGCCTGCTGCAAAACCTGATCGTGATTGCATCCGCCGATGGCGAGGCTTACGAGGTGGTGGCAGGCGACCGCCGCCTGACCGCCTTGAAGCTGCTGGCGAAGAAGAAGCGCATCCCCACTGACTACGAAGTGCCGTGCCTGCTGGTGGCCGATGCGTCCGCCCGCACCGTCAGCCTCGCGGAGAACGTGCAGCGCGAGAACATGCACCCCGCCGACCAGTTCGCGGCCTTCGCCGCGCTGGTCAAGGAAGGCCGGCCCGTCGAGGACATTGCCGCCGACTTCGGCGTGTCCCCGCTGGTGGTGCAGCGCCGCTTGAAGCTGGCGAACGTCTCGCCGCGTCTCATGGCCGACTACCGGGCCGGTGGCGTGACGCTGGAACAGTTGATGGCCCTGACCATCACCGATGACCACGCCGCGCAGGAAGCCGCGTTCTATGGTGCGCCGGAATGGCAGCGCAGCCCGTCCAAGCTGCGCGAGCGCCTGACCGAGCGCGAAATCGACGCCACGCACGCGCTGGTGCGCTTCGTCGGGCTGGACACCTACCGGCAGGCAGGCGGCGGCATCCGCCGCGACCTGTTCGCGGAAGGCGATGCCGGAACCTACCTCACCGATACCGCAGTGCTGGAAACGCTGGTGCGCGACAAGCTGGCAACGCTGGCCGAGGACGTGCGCGGCGAGGGTTGGGCATGGGTGGAGGCCGTGCCGCATCTGGCCTACGAGGAACGGCAAGCGTTCCAGAACGCCCCGCGCCATCGCCGCGAGCCGACCACCCGCGAGGCCCGCCGCATCGCCTCGCTGGAAACCCGCCTCGAAAAGATCGACGCCGAACTGGAAGAAGCCTGCGACGCCGAGGACGAGGCCAAGGCCGAGAAGCTGGAACAGCGGCGCGATCAGGTGGTCGGGGAACTGCAAGACGCGGAGGACGCCTTACAAGGCTATGCGCCCGAGGTGCGCGAGGTGGCTGGTGCCATCGTCACCATCGACCGCAACGGCGAGGCCGTCATTCATCGCGGCCTGCTGCGCGAAGCCGAGGCCAAGGCGCTGCGCACGCTGGAAAAGCTGCGGCGCGGTTTCGGCAGCACCGAAGGCGAAGCCGCCAACGACGAGCACGAGGACGCCGACGACGCGCCCAAGGCCGCGAGCCTGTCCGACCGGCTGGCGCAGCGATTGAGCGCCCACCGCACGGCGGCGCTGCAAATCGAAGTCGCACGGCATCCGCACGTCGCGCTGGCCGCGCTGGTGCATGACATGGTGCAGACCGTCTTGCAGCCCGACGCCTATGGCGATGGCCTGCCGCTCGGCGTGCGCCTCACGGCGCAAGACCGGCTGGAAGGCATGGCCCCGGACTGGCCGGAATCGCCTGCTGCCGTGGCGCTGCGCGAACTGCAACAGGTGGCAGGTGAAGCCTTGCCGGAGGACAGCGCCGAACTGCTCGCCGTGCTGCTGGCGAAGTCGCAAGACGAACTGGTGCGGCTGCTGGCCGTGTGCGTGGCCTCCACGGTGGACGTGGTGACGCCTCGCGCCACGCCGCACCAGCCCGGCGCAGAACTGGCGCAGGCCGTGGGCCTCGACATGGCCGCATGGTGGAAGCCGACCGCAGAAGGCTACTTCAAGCACGTTCCGAAGGCCGTGATTCTGGATGCCGTGGGCGCGTTCGCACCGGAATCCGTCACCCGGCTGGCGAAGCTCAAGAAGGCCGACATTGCCAGCGAGGCCGAGCGGCTGGCCGATGGTACGGGCTGGATGCCCGCCATCTTCAAGGCCGCAGGCCCGCAGGATGCCGCGCAGGAGGCAGGCCCGGAGCAGGACGCCCCGGAAGATGCCGAAGCAATGGCGGATGAACCCGCCGAGGCGCTGGCCGCTTGA